A genomic segment from Heptranchias perlo isolate sHepPer1 chromosome 18, sHepPer1.hap1, whole genome shotgun sequence encodes:
- the chrm2a gene encoding muscarinic acetylcholine receptor M2a, with protein sequence MANSTETNASLSNVTGLFDSERGSSYKTVEVVFIVIVAGSLSLVTIIGNILVMVSIKVNRHLQTVNNYFIFSLACADLIIGVFSMNLYTIYIVIGYWPMGPVVCDLWLALDYVVSNASVMNLLIISFDRYFCVTKPLSYPVKRTTKMAGMMIAAAWVLSFVLWAPAILFWQFIVGGRTVSEGECYVQFFSNPAVTFGTAIAAFYLPVIIMTILYVNISRASKSRIKKDKKEPESNKGTVSPSLVKGKIVKPNNNNISNAPDGLQHIKVQNGKTAGEIPTNNCGQGEEKELSNDSTSLSVVPSNQKEEEAIQESTKVSTTQSRFRMDNSKLSCIKIVTKSQKSDYCATTVEIVPGNSRKNGNDREIKAADKIIKITKTPAKKKKAAVTREKKVTRTILAILLAFIITWTPYNVMVLINTFCSICVPNTVWTIGYWLCYINSTINPACYALCNTTFKKTFKHLLLCQYKNIGATR encoded by the coding sequence ATGGCCAACTCAACAGAGACAAATGCATCTCTCAGCAACGTAACAGGCTTGTTTGATTCTGAAAGAGGGAGTTCTTACAAAACGGTCGAAGTGGTCTTCATTGTGATAGTGGCAGGATCTTTAAGTCTGGTGACCATTATTGGAAACATTCTGGTCATGGTTTCTATCAAAGTAAACAGACATTTACAAACTGTTAACAATTACTTTATTTTCAGCTTAGCCTGTGCTGATTTGATTATTGGTGTATTCTCTATGAATCTGTACACTATTTACATTGTAATTGGCTATTGGCCTATGGGCCCAGTGGTGTGTGATTTATGGCTTGCACTGGATTATGTTGTCAGTAATGCCTCGGTCATGAACCTTCTTATCATCAGCTTTGACCGGTATTTCTGCGTGACAAAGCCTCTTAGCTACCCCGTGAAGAGAACAACTAAGATGGCAGGGATGATGATCGCAGCTGCTTGGGTGCTGTCGTTTGTCCTGTGGGCTCCTGCCATTCTCTTCTGGCAGTTCATCGTAGGGGGGCGGACAGTTAGTGAGGGTGAGTGCTATGTACAGTTCTTCTCAAATCCAGCTGTCACTTTTGGCACTGCTATAGCTGCCTTCTATCTCCCTGttattatcatgactattttgtATGTAAACATATCTCGTGCCAGCAAGAGTCGGATAAAGAAGGATAAGAAGGAGCCTGAATCAAACAAGGGCACTGTTTCTCCCAGTCTAGTGAAGGGCAAAATAGTGAAACCGAATAATAACAACATATCAAATGCACCTGATGGGTTACAGCACATCAAAGTGCAAAATGGCAAAACAGCTGGTGAAATACCCACCAATAATTGTGGCCAAGGAGAAGAGAAGGAGCTCTCCAATGACTCAACTTCCCTCAGTGTGGTCCCATCAAACcagaaggaggaagaggcaaTCCAAGAGAGCACAAAGGTCTCTACTACACAAAGCCGTTTCAGGATGGACAACTCCAAACTTTCCTGCATAAAGATAGTTACCAAATCTCAAAAGAGTGACTACTGTGCCACCACAGTGGAAATAGTGCCAGGTAACAGCAGGAAGAATGGGAATGACAGAGAGATCAAAGCAGCCGATAAGATCATTAAAATCACCAAGACCCCTGCTAAGAAGAAGAAGGCAGCTGTAACCCGAGAGAAGAAGGTGACCAGGACCATCCTGGCTATTCTCCTGGCATTTATCATCACCTGGACCCCATACAATGTCATGGTACTCATTAACACCTTCTGTTCAATCTGTGTCCCCAACACAGTCTGGACTATTGGATACTGGCTCTGTTACATCAACAGTACCATCAACCCAGCCTGCTACGCACTGTGTAATACTACCTTCAAGAAAACCTTCAAACATCTTCTCTTGTGTCAGTATAAGAACATTGGTGCAACAAGATAA